The sequence below is a genomic window from Halomonas halophila.
TTCCTGCAGCAGCAGGTCGAGCACCAGCTGCTGGTCGTCCTGGATGTTGAATACCTTGGGGTCGAGACGCGGGAAGGCGTAGAGCGCGCCCTTGGCCTTGGTGCAGGACACGCCGGGAATGGCGTTCAGCTTTTCAAAGGTGATGTCGCGCTGGGCCAGCAGCCGGCCGCCGGGCAGCACCAGGTCGTTGATCGACTGGTAGCCGCCCAGCGCGGTCTGGATGGCGTGCTGGGCCGGCACGTTGGCGCACAGGCGCATCGAGGCCAGCATGTTGAGGCCCTGGATGTAGTCCTGGGCGCGCTGCTTGGCGATGCTGCCCGACAGCGTCATCCAGCCGCTGCGGAAGCCGGCGCAGCGATAGCTCTTGGACAGCCCGTTCATGGTCACCACCAGCTGGTCGTCGCCGGCCAGGGAGCCGGTGGAGACGTGCTCGATGCCGTCGTAGAGGATCTTGTCGTAGATCTCGTCGGAGAACACCACCAGGTTGTGCTCGTGGGCGATCGCCAGCAGCTCGCGCACCACCTCCGGCGGATAGACGGCGCCGGTGGGGTTGTTGGGGTTGATGATGACGATGGCCCGGGTGTGTTCCGTGACCTTCTTGCGGATGTCGTCGAGATCCGGTGCCCAGTCCGCCTGCTCGTCGCACAGGTAGTGCACGGCGCGGCCGCCGGAGAGGTTGGTGGCGGCGGTCCACAGCGGATAGTCCGGCGCCGGGATCAGCACCTCGTCGCCGTCGTTGAGCAGCGCCTGGAGCGAGATGGTGATCAGCTCGGAGACCCCGTTGCCGACGAACACGTCCTCGACGCCGACGCCGGGAATGCCCTTGCGCTGGCACTCCTGCATGATCGCCTTGCGCGCCGAGTAGAGCCCCTTGGAATCGCAGTAGCCCTGAGCGGTGGGCAGGTTGCGCATCACGTCCTGGAGGATCTCCTCCGGGGCCTCGAAGCCGAACGGCGCGGGGTTGCCGATGTTCAGCTTGAGGATGCGCTGGCCTTCCTCTTCCAGGCGTTTGGCGTGGTCGAGCACCGGGCCGCGGATGTCGTAGCAGACGTTTTCGAGCTTGTGCGATTTCCTGAGCGAGGCAGTGTCCATGGGGTCGAATCCAGTGGTGTCCAGGGCCGCCGGTCGGCGGGGTGATCGTCTTTGGGATAAGAAGAATCGTCAGTGTGGCTCAGCCGGCCGCTTCGTCGTCGGCGCTGGCGGAGGCGGAGGCATCCGGGGTCTCTTCGGGCGGAG
It includes:
- a CDS encoding pyridoxal phosphate-dependent aminotransferase, whose product is MDTASLRKSHKLENVCYDIRGPVLDHAKRLEEEGQRILKLNIGNPAPFGFEAPEEILQDVMRNLPTAQGYCDSKGLYSARKAIMQECQRKGIPGVGVEDVFVGNGVSELITISLQALLNDGDEVLIPAPDYPLWTAATNLSGGRAVHYLCDEQADWAPDLDDIRKKVTEHTRAIVIINPNNPTGAVYPPEVVRELLAIAHEHNLVVFSDEIYDKILYDGIEHVSTGSLAGDDQLVVTMNGLSKSYRCAGFRSGWMTLSGSIAKQRAQDYIQGLNMLASMRLCANVPAQHAIQTALGGYQSINDLVLPGGRLLAQRDITFEKLNAIPGVSCTKAKGALYAFPRLDPKVFNIQDDQQLVLDLLLQEKILLVQGTAFNWPEPDHVRIVTLPWAEQLDDALDRFARFLSRYRQ